The segment ATGCACTTCCTAAGACCTACGGAATCAATACTGAAGTGAAATTCCGTGATGAACGGGGCGATATCCGGATATCTGATGTCATGAAAGCGCCTGTCATAGTCTATGAGACTATACCCTTTAGCGAAAAGGTGGGGAACAGCGCATATCTGTTCGTGGTGCTTGTGATTGCAGGTGCATTGGGACTGTATTACTATAAGAAACGGAGCCGTACAGAATAGCTATAATCTTACATCGGTTCTATGCCGGAGCACAGAACGCTATTGTTTTTAAACTCCGGACATATAGTAAAATGTAATATACCTGTCAGTCCAACTATAGAATGGAGTGTTAACATGCCTGAGCCTGAATACGTCATATATACTGACATGGATGGCACGCTGATAGACCATGATACGTATTCATATCAAGCAGCTCTCCCGGCTCTTGACCTGATACGTAAAAAGCATATTCCTCTGGTGTTTTGCACCAGCAAGACAAGGGCAGAACTTGAAGTCTATTGCAAAGAACTGGAACTATACCATCCGTTAATATCTGAGAACGGCGGCGCCATATTTATTCCTGAGGATTATTTTGATCTTCCTTACGAATACGATAAAATATCTGACCATTACAGGGTCATCGAACTTGGCGTGAAATATGACATCCTTGAGAAGACCTTAAAAGAAGTATGCACCGATATTCAGTGCGAAGCCGTAGGTTTCGGGGACATGGATGTTGACGAAGTGTGCACAGATACAGGACTCAGTGCAGAAGCTGCAGCCCTGGCCAAACGCCGTGACTATGACGAAGCTTTCAGGGTTTTGAGTCCTGCACCAAAAGGTGACGAACTGGTAAGGGAGATTGTCAGGCGGGGATTTAACTGTACCAGGGGTGGACGGTATTACCATATTATGGGCAACAACGATAAAGGGCGAGCAGTGGAGATATTGACCGGCCTGTACCGCCGCACGTGGCCGGGGATCAGGACTATAGGTATTGGTGACAGCCTGAATGACCTGCCTATGTTAAAAGCAGTTGATATTGCCATACTGGTGCAAAAACCAGGTGGTATCTATGACCCGGACGTCACACATCCAGGGATCAAAAAAGGAGATGGTATTGGTCCTGAAGGATGGAACAGGGAACTTATTAATATTCTAAGATGAAACATATGGTATAGTACTGTTGATATCGTAGAGTACAAAGGGAGTGATGAGTTATGATTCGACTTGGCAGCATGCTGCCACAGGCATTTATGGTAGGCATATCGGACCTTGTTGATATGGTCGGACCTGAAATGACCGTTAAATGGTTATTCCAGATTGGACGAGATCTGGCAGAAACACAGGGACCCGGGTTGGAAGGGGACCCGGAAGGAGATTTAAATTACATTACATTGTGCCCGTTCTCAGATGAATTAATACGATTTATTGATATGTTCGGTGAACGACCGGAAGAATACCATAGAATTGTAGAATATGTAAATAGACGTGAAAATGAGGATAAAGATAAGACCGAATGTCCTGCAGTAGCTTCTGTCCTTTGCATTATGCATAATGCATATCGCGCGAAAAGAGCAGAAATTGCAGGTATGAAAACACTGCACTTTGCCTGCAAGTCCCCGGTAACCGGTAACATACCCGTATATAATGAAGAAGCAATTGCCGAAGCAGGAGTGAGTAAAGAAGACGTTGATACCCTATTGAAGAAAGGAGTGTGTATTTTCAAGTTCATCAAGGAGGATTGAGAACGATGGACCTTAAGGAGGCCGAGAAGCTTTACACGAACTGTATGAAGATCCTTATCGAAAACCAGCACCCCAATGGTGGGTTCTATGCCAGCCCGCCCGGGACCAGGTATCCTTTCATCTACCCCCGTGATCATTCCATCTGCATTCTCGGTACTGTCTCGGCAGGATTACTCCCCGAAGCGAAAAAAGGACTTGAATTCATGCTTGCCGCCCAGAAACCTTCTGGCGAGTTCAGCCAGCGGTATGATGTGGACGGGAACGATACCAGTTACAAGGATTTGCAGATCGATGGTAACGGCCTTACCCTCTATGCCCTGAACAAGTATCTCAAGGCCACTGGCGGTATGTTCTTTGAAAGCCTTGCCGACCGGGCATTTTGCGAACAGTACTGGGAAGCTATTGAAAGAGCAGTTAATTTCATATTACAAAATAAAAACGAAGAAGTCAACCTGATCCACACCATCAACAGTATCCATGAATACCCTGCATATGAACATGGATTTGAGATATATGCCAATTCCACCTGCTGTGCCGGACTTTTCGGAGCCGTGGAGATAGGAGAGGCTTTGGGCAAAGATGTGGGGGAATGGCGTCTACAGGCCGAGCAGGTCAGGGAGGCAATTCTTGAGCGGCTGTACAGTCCAAGGCGCAGGTCGTTCATTAAATGCATCAGAGTGAAATACAAAAGCAGTAATCCGATCGGGTACGATGCCTATGCATCCAGTGTTATCGATGTGGATGCTGTTGAATATGCTCCTGCATTGTTCGGTCTCATCGATGAACATGACCTGAGAAATGTAAACACGGTAAAGCGCATCGATAAATTACTGTGGGATGAAGAACTGGGAGGGTTGAACCGGTATCCTGAACTCTGGGACCGCAACAATGGAGGGTATGGGCCATGGCTCCATTTTACCTGCCAGCTTTCCAACCATTACACGGCAGTGAATGACCGGGACATGGCAGAGAAATACCTGGATTGGGTAATAAGTATGGCTCATGATTACATGCTACCGGAACATATCTCAACAGTTGAGCGGTTCGAAATGTGGCTGGAAGATTATACCAATGCCAGGATATTACGGGACAGTAAAATTACAATGATAGAACAGATCAGAGCACATCCTAAATGGAAAGAAGGATTCGCTTATGTTATTATGCCCCTCATCTGGCCCCATGCAGAGTTCATCATAGCATATAATAACTATAAGACAAAATTTTTAACTAAATCCTGATTCCATAGCTGCACGTTGATACTAAGGTACAGGAATATGGTGGGTCAGGTATTATCGGTACGTATTGTAGTCATGCAGGGCAGCGTCTTTCAATTTTTCCCTGGTATCCGGCATGGCAGATATGGCTCTTTTCCAGTCAGGGAGCAGTAGTCCCGTGGGGTTATCTATGTATTCTTTCCCTGAAATAAGCACAATCCTGGAAAATTCCTCTACCATGCATTCTTCTGCATGCCTGCTGTAATTCAAACCGTTACACAGGGCATCGGCATGATACTGCCGTATGCGGTCCTGAGCGGTACGTTTGAACAGCACAATGGAGCTTTGCAGGAATGCTTCGTTAATATCTATCCCATCAACCTCCACAAGGTTGCGGAATATGGTCTTGGTGATATCCTTTATCATCTTCAGGATACCTTCATCAGAATCGGTCCCAATCGCGCGGTGTTTGTGTTCGTAGAATTCCAGGTCAACCTGGGATATCCGCTTAAGCGCAGCACCCTTGTAAACTTCGGCAAGCAGTCCTACCTCAAGCCCCCAATCACCAGGAATACGTATATTCATGGCAAGGTCCGAAGTCATACCGAACTCTCCTGATAGTGGATATTTAAACGCGCACATATACTTTAAAAAATTCGAACTATATTTCGTTTTTTCCAGTAATGCATTGAGCAAGGGACTGAGCAAAAGCCTGTAGACCCGGCCGTACATTATCAGTTTTTCCATGTCAATTCTTGCGTAGTAGCCTTTATTGAAAAAGAAACTGAGCTCTGGTTCTACAATAGGATAGAACAATTTTGCAGGAAGTAATTTTGAATATGATACGATGTCAGCATCATGCATGGCTATGGCATAACTATCAAGGCTTGCCACTCCCAATGCTATCCAGGTGTCTTTGCCTTTCCCGGCAAACGTGGTGATGTCAAGCCCCTTCTCTTTCAGTTCATCGATAATATGCATTACCGTGGGGCCATTACACCACACAATTGTATGAGGTATCATTAACCTGGAAAAGAATTCCTTGACTTCAACATATTTATGTTCATCATCTGCTGCAAGAGCAATGATAACCCTGTTCAGATAGGTCGATTCATTAATGCGGTCAATAATCGTATTCAGACTGATTCCCTGTATCTCGTCATAGAACATCGGTATCAATAACGTCATAGGACGCTCATCTTTCAATTCCTCGAGTGATGCTATGATAGTCTGTTCGTCTATCCTGAAATCATGGATAGTTGTTATCCATTCCTGCCTAAAATCCATCTGCCCACACCCCTTTCTATTCAAAGAACCGTATTTGGACCTATATACCTGTTTTTTTCCGATATAATTTCAACATATTTTTCACGGTATCCTCTTTTAGCATGCCCAGCTGGGACACGGTCTCAAAAAACCGTGCCGGAACTGAAATGTTATCCATATCAAACCCTTCACGTTCCTTGAATGCATATTTTGCAAGGAATATTTCCTTACCTATTGCCTCAAGGTCGTCCCGGGTCTTTTTAATACCTACACATTCAAGAGCATCAATCATGTTCTGCTCGCCATACACACCCCTGGCAAACAGGCAGCATACCAGGCTATTGTTTATCATGCGCCAGTAGTCTTCATAGATGAGTTTATCCACCATTTGCTCCTCATTCAATTGTTGGCTGGAAGCTTTCTGGTCTATGCTGTATCCACCATTGTCCAGGTGGGAATGCCGCACGCCCACTATCTG is part of the ANME-2 cluster archaeon genome and harbors:
- a CDS encoding HAD-IIB family hydrolase, with translation MPEPEYVIYTDMDGTLIDHDTYSYQAALPALDLIRKKHIPLVFCTSKTRAELEVYCKELELYHPLISENGGAIFIPEDYFDLPYEYDKISDHYRVIELGVKYDILEKTLKEVCTDIQCEAVGFGDMDVDEVCTDTGLSAEAAALAKRRDYDEAFRVLSPAPKGDELVREIVRRGFNCTRGGRYYHIMGNNDKGRAVEILTGLYRRTWPGIRTIGIGDSLNDLPMLKAVDIAILVQKPGGIYDPDVTHPGIKKGDGIGPEGWNRELINILR
- a CDS encoding glucoamylase; this encodes MDLKEAEKLYTNCMKILIENQHPNGGFYASPPGTRYPFIYPRDHSICILGTVSAGLLPEAKKGLEFMLAAQKPSGEFSQRYDVDGNDTSYKDLQIDGNGLTLYALNKYLKATGGMFFESLADRAFCEQYWEAIERAVNFILQNKNEEVNLIHTINSIHEYPAYEHGFEIYANSTCCAGLFGAVEIGEALGKDVGEWRLQAEQVREAILERLYSPRRRSFIKCIRVKYKSSNPIGYDAYASSVIDVDAVEYAPALFGLIDEHDLRNVNTVKRIDKLLWDEELGGLNRYPELWDRNNGGYGPWLHFTCQLSNHYTAVNDRDMAEKYLDWVISMAHDYMLPEHISTVERFEMWLEDYTNARILRDSKITMIEQIRAHPKWKEGFAYVIMPLIWPHAEFIIAYNNYKTKFLTKS
- a CDS encoding glucosyl-3-phosphoglycerate synthase — protein: MDFRQEWITTIHDFRIDEQTIIASLEELKDERPMTLLIPMFYDEIQGISLNTIIDRINESTYLNRVIIALAADDEHKYVEVKEFFSRLMIPHTIVWCNGPTVMHIIDELKEKGLDITTFAGKGKDTWIALGVASLDSYAIAMHDADIVSYSKLLPAKLFYPIVEPELSFFFNKGYYARIDMEKLIMYGRVYRLLLSPLLNALLEKTKYSSNFLKYMCAFKYPLSGEFGMTSDLAMNIRIPGDWGLEVGLLAEVYKGAALKRISQVDLEFYEHKHRAIGTDSDEGILKMIKDITKTIFRNLVEVDGIDINEAFLQSSIVLFKRTAQDRIRQYHADALCNGLNYSRHAEECMVEEFSRIVLISGKEYIDNPTGLLLPDWKRAISAMPDTREKLKDAALHDYNTYR